The genomic region tcATTAGTCAATTCTAAGATTAGGGTTTCAacatttcttgtttgtttgcCCCAAATTGCTTATTATTGAAATAGTAATTACCAATTGTATGCTTTtactattatttcttttaattcaatttgagtttGGAGCATTTTTCGTCACATCCAAAAGTTATAACTGTTGGGGACGGTGGTGcgattcaaatatttaaattgtacaACACATATTTCTCCAACAAAGGGAGCAATTATGATCATACGACTCAACCATCCTCTGGATGCTCGTCATGAGAACGTACATATCCAGTACCAATTACGAGTTTGATCGAATCCAATTtgatgatataaaaatatgcagaTCGTTCCGagtcaattcattttttataaagtacgTAAAAAGGTGAACATAACATTTTACATCTATCAACAGCCAAGATTAATCATACGCCAACATATAATAATGCACCCATTGTATGACTAATTTAGACTTAATCAAacttaattagaataaaatttacctTAATCAAGACCCATCtccatcattaattattgtaaaagaTCATACAACATGTATCTAATAaagtcacaaaaaataattaaatttgttcataGAACTACTATTCAACAAGTTAAGTAGCacacattaattttttgtttgtttgaaaaaataaaacatttatgCCCAATGCTGCAAGTAATTGAATTGCTTATTGCAcgcaaaaataataagaaaaaacaagtGGAGGCCGAAATTGGAGCAGTAGATTAGGTATTCAAGTGGGGAATTCTTTGGATCAATTATGTAAGGTAGAACCATAAATAGTGGAAGAGTTTAggcttttcttttaatttaactctttcttcttttataatatgcgatttattacatcattcgatatgatcaaatttaaataaataaatacatttgacatgaaagaacaaaaaactagtgtaaaaaaaaaacacacatatatttatatttgtaggattcaaatttataatcttttgAGGAATTAAGCCTCGTTGGAGTATTCAATTCTTTCCAATTCATGTAATTTGCATCAAATTGATCGAGTTGGGTTGCAAGTTTGAACGTTTATAattagggtgaatagcaatttaccctactgtgatattgaaaatgaacatattaccccttatgaaaaatatagaacaATTTCCCCCTctggaggtaaattgcttcattttaaaaaatatagggagataaattgttatattttaaataatacagagaggtaaatcgctatttagttttttataagagggttatttgctcatttattgTATCACAAAAGAgtttacttgtatttttctatatatatatatatatatgctcatTCTATACAtgatttgtaaattataatattgaattttcaagaaatgacaATGCATATGGGAAGAGAATGATTCCGTGGTATAACATTGAATATGTGCCGTGATTGTTGAGCTTATCATGTAAGAAGTGTTTATGGTGCAAGAAGAATTATATacccaaattaaaaaaaaaaaaaaaaattaagagggggggggggggggggggtaaaATTCATTGACATCCATAACTTTTCTGACTAACTTCAAAATCATCTCTactattttagttaatttcaaattattcctttcaataatttttcgaCATTAATTTCCGAACAAATTATGTAGTTTCCTGAATTACTCTTCTGAAAATTTTACGTTGAATAATTCTGGTccctcaaatttttatttccatataatttaattttgtgcaCATAAAtctgcaattaaaaaataatatttttgttaaatgttAGTGaatatatgtgtttttttagttttaaattaataaattattaggaatatttatatatatttcattgtaCACAAGTCCTCAGGTTCGAGAGGACTTCTCAAATCAACTTCTAacactaataaaatttgaatagtttaatactaataaaattataatattttattatactattttaatgaatatatatatatgatattattttgatatcatacaaagatataaattaaattgttatgattgattaatagaaatattttttttttgacaattttactGTGTATGAATGAACAATTGTATTACTTAGTAGAAACATTATTggataaacttttaattttttaatagttttcaATActctaataatataaatggCAAATATCtgaatagaattaaatatgaaaaatactaattgaaataaatttatcgttatttgaaaaaaataattaatattaacaaaaaacaagtgtatatattaagctaaaataatatcttttaatatataagggcaaaataatttttaatcaattaaacttattTCAAAAGTGATTTTATCACAAACACTACTCAATTtagcttttatttatttttcatacttttttgtaatattatctacttttaaatctatttataattttttactagaAAATCACTTATCCAAAAGTAGAATTTTTGCAAATCGCAAACTTGGGTAATTTCACGAGTCCATAAATGGATTAAAGTggtataattttcaaaaattttctatgGGCTGCCCCACTCTCCTTATCTCTGTATAAAGtgttttaaaatctaaatatcatatattttactcataaaatatttataattaacgaTTTTTACttggatatttatttaaaaattgccCTTTTTTTCAGACAATATTACGccctatttaaatttttaagaaaaaaaaatcagatatgattttctttttggattcTTGGGGTTGGTGTTTGATCTTATGGATCTGAAATGAGAGTCCAATTTGTTCAAGGCCTCATctgttaattacatttagcccACAAAGAATCAGATTTTTCTGGTTGATTTCTCCAtttttgaagagaaaaaaagttCATTTAAATCCATTAATTTAGGGGGTGTCTGCAGTGCCTTGTAATTTTTACAGGGggaataaattgaaaaaagaaattataaaaattacgttgcagtaaaaattgaaattgtttggacaaaaaaaaaaaaggaataattatatttacactcccTAAACTGTGGTCTATATGTTAACACAAACCATCCTCGTGTTTTTCGTAATTTCATAAATCGCTcctaaaaatcaaaacaatagaggtaatttgtgtaatgatatTTATGTTTCTAGAGGATGTATGTGTAGATTTTCATAAAGTAGgaatattttatgtgaatGATGTTGACGTTTTTAATTGgtgcatatataattttttaaaagatacgagtgatttgtgtaaataaaccaTAAGACGAGGATGcagatgtaattatcccaaagaGTAGAAAAATGGAAAGAGGTTGGAAAATGTTtagaaaaatagttttatgtttataaatttattaataaattatagaaattagtAGGAAgctgctaatattttttaactaaaccAACTTgatttaagtaattaaatgCAGATAAAAGAACACTCTTCCCGACTTAATTTCATAAGCGTTTATTTTAAACTCTTACAAGCGCCCACTTTAGTACTACAATTGATACAATAGCCCAAGAGcaataaagaaggaaaagaaacccCAAAAATTGGCAATCTTTGCaggaacaaaattatttgtccATCGCAACTTGCTTGCATGAAGGACTTATGACGGtgacaaaattcaaaaataaatttataaaatttcgaTTCGGTTAGCATCTGGTATGTAAGTATAGAGAAAGTTTTGAATTACAGATAGAAATGttaatttaaagataaataaaactattgtAGTGCTTCGAGGCTACGAGCCCGTTGGACACGAGAATTGCATCCAAACTCACCAAGCGAATCTTGAATTCGGAATGAACGTGGGATGGGATATTACAGTCACGGCGGGcagtgaaagaaaaatgagtatTACATGTATCTCGGAATGTCTGGTGTGAGTAGTTTATTTGTGAGATCACATGTTCTTATGATATGTCCAATTTCTTGTGCTTTTAATTATGTCTTACAAGATTGAAATCTCACAATCCTCAAGTTCTGATTTCGAGTTCGtgacataaattattatatttattttttcctacgaacgttattttaatttgatattattaatgtatttagtgaatttttaatattgaatgTTAGAATAATGTAacaattactatttattttattaaaaaaaaaccataaaaTCCCACCCCAACCCCGAAAATCCAGCTTGATTAAAGGAAAAGTAGATCACTTTATAGATCTTTAATTCAAAGGTTTATTCTTGGTCCTACATTTCATAAtcttgatataatatatttaaaaaaatatataaaaaagacaaaagcctcgtgtataaaaaaaagataatttaaaactcccctgtattattttttaaatgaattgatTACAAGCACATCATGAATTTCAATATAcgtcaattaataatattaaatatatatatataactaattaataaatactatCACAGTAGACCAACAcaacaactactattaaaatacattaatactCACATATTGATGAGACTTGAACCCATGACGTcttgatcaataaaatatcaacTTCGCCATCTCGGCCTCGTTTCATCAACAATTTAAAGTGGTGATTACATGTTCCTGTTTCGTATAATTTTGGAGTTAAAGCAATGaactatcattttttaaattataatcatcaaTATCTATCGAAATCTAACAAGAACCAACAACTATATCTAATCAATCACTTCAATTGGAGCAGAACGATATCtacaattaaaatagataataacTCATATATTGATGGGATTCGAATTCATGACCTTAAAATCATAAGACTTTTAACTATGCGAATTAAATTAGACCAGGTTGtcgtttttttatatttttttcatctaaattaaTTGACTAATACGCACACGGCCCTCCATGTGATGAGAATGATAGAtattaggaattaattgaaagagctatatatattattataacgTATAAATTGCAAAGAGGCCCCACTATTTCttggtattttaaaaataagcacaATAGGACAAGCATCCAAATGATTAATTCGCATTGGTTGCATGTTTCTTGATACAAACCCAACTCTATCAGTGCTTATCTTAGGCTGAATCAATAACCTCACATGcatacaaattattatcttttttgtgtttttgtgtgtTAGTTGTGCCTAATTTGGCTTGGAATGTATGGGAAGTGGGAGCACtccactataagaaaatatagtactattaataaactattaaattgataattttaaaaatattacttaaaaaatgtacattgaattataattaataatcttgatattggtataatataataattgatgataaaaattatacatcaaactGTCATTATTAACAACTAGtgacaatataaatataatgacaattataattattatcaccGTACatgtttcattaattatttgccGTGATAACTAATGCATGTTTAAGGCCTCATACGAGACTCAACACCTAAATCAGAATGTATGTTTAATACCACCAAATGTCTTGACAAAGACGTGGATATTTGCAGTTTTCATCCTATTTCTTAGAGTCGGTATATTTTTCATGTCACTATTTACGTAGTTTTTGTTAATAGTTGCAttaagtacaaaaaaaattcacttttagTCATCTCATCAAATTCTGTTAGTATTTAGATAATGACGGCGTATTTAGCATGGgtttttttcatcaaaatactaacaaaatctaattaaacAAGAGGTGTATTTATCCGAaaatataggacaaaaattcTTGTTATCACTCATACccatatatatcataaatataccaatatttgattttaaccACTCAATCACATTGTTATGGTGGGATGGGATTGTTGACAATGATTAAATGAATGGGAAAAATGTAAGCAACCTTCCTATGATATCGCgaataaacaaattatccttctatgaaaaaaaaaaaaaatttaccttcctatattttttaaaatgaagccatttacctccttatataagaagataaaatatttcgttttaaaaagcataaaggatacattactatttttttttataaaaaaataatttactcatttacaatatcataaaaaaaccAAATTATTGTGGATCCTGAAAGAATGGTAAAAGGTGGAGTGAGTGAAGAGATAAGTGGGAATCCTGATGTTGAATTGGTAACGAATGGATAAGAGAAATGATTATGGTGTTGATGCACATTTCTTCTAAACTATTATTAGTATTAGGCTCTTTGCAAAATGGATAAGAAGTAAGGTAAAGAGCATATCCATTCCCACTCCGTACGttgtcaaattaattaaaacgtgagattatttatgttttatttaattaaatattagaggAAGGATAAGAGTTACGGGCTGGTGAAGTAAAAGACAAATTACTATATCCCAATGCCTCCCTGATTAACCAATCAAAAAGATTATgtgaatatataattgtgcggatttaaatttaattaagtatttgGATATTTATCCCTTCATTCATATAAAGAATTTACAACTacacttttattataataatgatgaaaCTAATCTCTTCATGAGTGGATTAAATTTTGcttaaatgatttttgttcCAAATTGCAATAATTCAGAAGGTAGtccaaataagtaaatattagctttttttttttttttaaggttttcaACGAagatatacataaaattgaacgaaaagatgaaaaatattctctCAACAAACGAGGCATCTTGGCCCCGATGTCCATATTTATTGGGGTTCGCACGTATCGTGATTTTAGCAGCTTCTCAAGTGTCGAATGGTTGATGTGATGAGTTTGAGTCATCGGATCGAGCCAAATCAGATGGAACCCGATgattagaagaaatatatataatattaatcatagttaattGTCCTggttaaatacataaatagttgtagtaatttattaaattatcaaaaatcaactcaaaaataatttaaaacatttgAATAATAGGTGGATTGATGATTGTTTACATAAATTACtcatatcttttatataattatataaaccaACCCTAACAGTCGAAAAATAGTAGTAGTTCATGTAATAATACCAACATTCTTGGgagatatatatgtaatttttctaaaaaaaatagtaatttatgtgaattatattgatattttttatggatgtATGTCactcataattaatttgttcaaattttcattgctAAAAATTTGAGACGAAAGCAAttactgatatatatatagtgacaattagtaataataattatttataatcacTATAAATATGTTAGTGATTATGTACAATTATTgttactattaattatattgtgctaaaattaaaataattgtaacttaatatatagttttagtGACGATACTTTTAAACTTTTCACTTGTCATTCTAtcagtaattttatattttcttgtagtgatagTCTGCAATTTCACTaaccattataaaaaaattactattggctataatattatcgatttaggcaaaaaattatggtaaataattattattaaccacgatgaaataaaaattatgcaaaattagtttttctatcatgaaaaaattatttatcagaGCTAAGagtcatgataaaaatatttatcataacttttaatcatgacaaatattttagtcaacGCTCATAAAATTCACGGATAATAATTGTTGTGTGATCGTGATGAATGactatttactataattatttaatattattcataacagttaattataattaaatattatatttatgatagtGTACCAAAGTCTCgtgaaataagaaataaaattacaggaGCGCGCAGAGAAGACTTTGTCGGAATTTTCGTTCACCACGGCTGCATAGGGTCAACCCCTTGGTCTTAATCTCCTAtatagaagaaaacaaatgaagatatttaattaaataatagtttcattatcattataattatcgAATACTccaacaaaatttcattttcattttgtctTTTCTAATCAGCGGAACCATTGTCTTTTACTCCATGTTACTAGGACCATACCCATGACTAGTATCTTCTTATATTTACTTATagaattatattacattttatccctaaaatttgttataattataaaaatattccatgttaaatttaaagttaCAATTATCCATTTAAAAGTCTGTGAAATCTTATAATGTTTGTAGGAAAAGTACGTAACTACTACATATCCTCGACTCAGTCAAGTATTCCgacatcaaacaaaataaaaaaaatattattatttgaaaccTTTAGATAAACAAAAACTCCCTTCATGGAATATCAAGAATTGGCACTCCAAACATATATCATTAGGTCGTTGCTCTTTCGGAACAAATTTTCAGTCTCGTTTCTCATTTCTCTCTCGTCAGTTCACTCTTGTTCAAGTTGTCATCGTCAGCTGTTGATCATAAGGTCTTTTTCTGTCGTGGCGAGTAGCTCATCTCTAGTATTCAAATGTTGTCTTTCCagttctctcttctctctttcatgTTATTAGTTTGGTCTTATCTCTTTCTATCGACCACTAGTCAAAGTGTCAGACCCTTACTgggtaaaattacatataatatgaaaaaaactTTAGATAgggtacttataattttcaatctaaTACAAATGTATTTATAGTTAAGGCAAATTTTAGGAGATGTGAATGCAATTCATTCTAATTTATAAGGTCAATTAATCcaatataattacaatgaaCTCTTTTgaggtttgtcataattacaaatactcaattgttgtttaaaaaattaaaaatatcctCCTATAATAAAATCTCAAGAACAtccattataaaaatttacaaatattctccTACAAATACTCAATTGTTGTTTATGAAAAATCTCAAGAaaatctattataatttaccatatattatatttagtgatttcaatattttattatatgtctTATCAtagatcaataatttataaaatccaACTAAAATGACATGATTccaccccccctcccccccattataataaaatagtcaCAATCataatagagtaaattacactAACATCTTTCgaaatttaagtttaattgtGCAAACACTAGTTGTCCTTTACCAAAAAACAATCACAgatcttaaaatttttcgttgtaattataaatgcaCCTACACTTCATAAACTACATTAGactaatattattaaagtattCGTGTAATTAAagctaaaaataaagaatattgaTGCAACTTACCCTTATTAATACTTAATATCTTGATCAATAAGTAATGcaccattataaaaaaaaaggcaatATAAGAAGACAGCAAGAGCATAGTCTTATTACAGCTCATGTACCACTTTGAAGTCctaaaattagtatttgtaGGAAAGGAAAGCATTGTTTTCTCAATCAAATCAGCCACCAAAGTAATAAGAGAGGGCGATGGGCCATGGGGGGTTGAGGATTTGGTGCATCAAGAGCCGTATAATGCGCCTTTTATAATGTGATTAGGTGTCCACTTACATAattcctttttctatttttcttattattttacacCCCCagatatttctctctctctatggGCTATTCCCTGCCGCTCTCCCCCCTATATTTTGTGAAAGTCTCTCCACTACTTAGTCTTTAATAACCATACTAGACCACCACCGCCGCACCTCAGCCGCCGCAACCGCTCCTCACCACTAGCCAAGAACAAATTTCCCAACTTTAAGCAATCATCGGATTGTCAATATGGAAACAGTTCTAGTACCGAAAATATAGCACCTTCCAACCTCAAAATTGACTGATCACTCGCCTTAtaaaacccaagaatttgattGTCTTCTCTAGATTCTTGATTGGCCGTCGTCAATGGAAGAGCAACCCAGAAAACATTCTCCCCAAGAAATCCACCACAGCCCCTGCAACGGCGGCGACGCCAGGAGCATCATCTTTGGAAAATACGAAATGGGGCGGTTACTGGGGAAAGGCACGTTTGCAAAGGTATACCACGCGAGGAACCTCAAGACCTCCGAGAGCGTCGCTATCAAAGTCATCAGCAAAGATCTGGTCAAGAAAGAAGGGCTAATGGAGCAAATCACTCGCGAAATCTCTGTGATGCGATTAGTCCGACACCCCAACGTCGTGGAGATCAAAGAAGTGATGGCCACTAAGCAGAAAATCTTTGTCGTGATGGAGTATGTAAAGGGCGGCGAGCTCTTCGCAAAAGTCGCCAGAGGAAGGCTGAAGGAAGACGCTGCGAGAAAGTACTTTCAGCAGCTTATAAGCGCGGTGGACTTTTGCCACAGCCGGGGGGTCTCTCACAGAGACTTAAAGCCCGAAAATCTGCTTCTTGATGAGGATGAGAATCTCAAAGTCTCTGATTTTGGGTTATCGGCGTTGCCGGAACAGCTGAGGAACGACGGGCTTCTGCACACACGGTGCGGGACTCCGGCTTATGTAGCGCCGGAAGTGCTAAGGAAGAAAGGGTACGACGGTGCAAAAGCTGATATTTGGTCATGTGGGGTGATTCTTTACGTGCTTTTAGCAGGGTTTCTGCCGTTCCAGGACGAGAATGTGATGAAAATGTACACGAAAATCTTCAAGGCGGAGTTCGAGTTTCCACCATGGTTTTCATACGAAGCAAAGAGGCTGATTTCCAGGCTTTTGGTTGCTGATCCAGAGAGGAGGATTACAATCCAGGGAATCATGAGAGTGCCCTGGTTTTGTCGAGGTTTCACCAGGCCGGCTGCGTTCACAATCCAAGAAccgattgatcaagaaaagcTCTTGGAGCAGAGCAAAGAATTGGAGCTTGTGAGATCAAAATCGTCGCCCCCCTTCTACAATGCGTTTGAATTCATATCCTCGATGTCGTCGGGCTTCGACCTGTCGAACTTATTCGAGAACCGGACGAAATCGGGCTCATTGTTCACGTCCAGGTGCTCGGCCTCATCGATCATGGCCAAGCTGGAATCACTTGCCAAAAAGCTCAATTTCCGGATCGTCTGGAGCAAGGACTATAAGTTGAGGATGCAGGGCGTTTCCGAGGGACGAAAAGGGAAGTTGTCGGTGACGGCAGAGGTGTACGAGGTGGCGCCGGAGGTGGCGGTGGTGGAATTCTCCAAGTCCGCCGGGGACACGCTGGAGTACAGGAAGTTGTGTGAGGATGATATAAGGCCAGCCTTGAAAGACATAGTGTGGAGTTGGCAAGGGGAGAGTCGTGCCTGCCAGGACTAGTTTCGTCGTTACAGCACAAAGGTTTTCGTGTGTCTATATGTTACACTTAGCCAATTTTGTGTGTCTTGACCAAATATGGTTCTATGGTCAGAACCTCTTTGTACatattttgaagttatttaGGGGTGGTGTTGGCCTCGTTACACTTCATCTTGAGCAAAGTTCTTGAGTGGCTAGTGTGTGTGGTGTGCGTTTTTGCCAGAAAATGTTTGTGGTGCATAGGTTTTCTTGGTTAGAAGATTTCGGGCCCAAAGAATTTTGATTCTAAGGTTTAAAttctagaaaaagaaagagacaaACTAGGGAAATTCCtatccaaatcaaatttgcAAGAACTAAATTAATCATAGAGCAAATATTGTACACTTGTTATTTAATTCGTATTTCTTtctaaattatacatcaatcacatcatAGTATGTTATACTTgacatataattgattttggtCCAACCAGATCagatttaaattagaattttccaacaaaaagttaaaactttATTGTCAATGGCAACAGCTTATCTGGGAATTGTGGTGGGTGTGAAAATGGGCAAGATGAGTTAGGGGAGCGGCGTTGTTTCGGCAGTAGAGAGTGGTCCAGAAGCGGCTTCATAGTCAATATCATCAGTGCAATGCAATGGCTAGTGCGATATCAtgttattgaaatattataatttaaaaagagtgatcaaaaaattaattgagtaaacaaaattttaactcaaagaaaaatattagttaccaaataattttactGGCATGTGGCATCATAGTGAAGTGTTGTTTAGTCTAAAACAAATTGCCACAGAAGTGGAAGAGTGAGAAACAATAAGCTCAAGATTGTAAGAAATCGATggtacataaaattttttaaccCAATTCAGGTTAAATCAAGTTAAATCAATCACAAGCTAAGTTTGATatacttgtcatgtgattgatcattctttttaaattgtatatcaatcacaccacaaatatattatatatattattaaattaatttagatgaGTCCAAATCCAAATTGAGCTAGAATTTTCGTAGAAAGTGGTGTTGCTGTTTTTGAGAAGTCGTGGTCAAGTGACCCCAAAATCTTACCTAAAATTTTCTTGGACATCATTGCTCGTGTTCCCCCTATTTTTAAGGTAGAAAGAGAACTGCATCCACTAATTTtcgattttatatattaatggatTTATTGAATAGGTtgaaggattttttttttaaatatcatcTCCATTTTACACAATAGTATCATACAAGTATGTGTATCGATTAATATACATCTTCATTTCAGTTTTGGAGAAGGTTGCAAGCCAACTTTcgtcatttaaaaataaaaataatactaattatttggGTATTGATGTGAGAGTAATCTTATCAAGGTTCTATAGACCTTCCTGCCaatatcttaaatttttaaaatgctcTGGATATCTAATACTTAATGAAGGTCTTGACGACTTGACCTTTAAGGTCCAAAAAAACTTTAATATGCATGAACCAACTGTGATAATTAGATCATCCCGACATCcagaaaaattcttactcaaaCTATGTATAACCAAaacaaatcaatcacatagtgagtttaatatacttatcatgtgattgatcatttttcttgaactgTATGTCACTCACAcaacaagtgtaatatacttgtcatataattgatttaaatataaccAAAACCTGTACGGGTTAACATTTATCCGTGACATCAATGACACACGTGGAATTATACAATTAAACCCTTCCCATAAATATTGGCCCTCCAACTTAAGTTTACAACTTATACTAATGAACTTGTTTTGTATTCTCTTCATATTCATTCTCGATTACTGACTTTAGCATCCGAATCCTCAATGTGGTAATACCAATTACTTTTGGAGTAGCA from Sesamum indicum cultivar Zhongzhi No. 13 linkage group LG3, S_indicum_v1.0, whole genome shotgun sequence harbors:
- the LOC105158312 gene encoding CBL-interacting serine/threonine-protein kinase 5-like; translation: MEEQPRKHSPQEIHHSPCNGGDARSIIFGKYEMGRLLGKGTFAKVYHARNLKTSESVAIKVISKDLVKKEGLMEQITREISVMRLVRHPNVVEIKEVMATKQKIFVVMEYVKGGELFAKVARGRLKEDAARKYFQQLISAVDFCHSRGVSHRDLKPENLLLDEDENLKVSDFGLSALPEQLRNDGLLHTRCGTPAYVAPEVLRKKGYDGAKADIWSCGVILYVLLAGFLPFQDENVMKMYTKIFKAEFEFPPWFSYEAKRLISRLLVADPERRITIQGIMRVPWFCRGFTRPAAFTIQEPIDQEKLLEQSKELELVRSKSSPPFYNAFEFISSMSSGFDLSNLFENRTKSGSLFTSRCSASSIMAKLESLAKKLNFRIVWSKDYKLRMQGVSEGRKGKLSVTAEVYEVAPEVAVVEFSKSAGDTLEYRKLCEDDIRPALKDIVWSWQGESRACQD